The following are from one region of the Bactrocera oleae isolate idBacOlea1 chromosome 6, idBacOlea1, whole genome shotgun sequence genome:
- the Tsen54 gene encoding uncharacterized protein Tsen54: protein MSALKVDKNSQSGLKRTVPEGTVEEALELNKLYDDLRKQLSLPRTDRLGGRALATWDPDEKAVHVLRKDGKFGNFGYSHGGRLYLEFYEALFLLEMNRLQLEYHTMIMSIEQAYLLLLGETPTPKCSEYLVYAHLTRIGYILVKHQNIPFYDNIEPTEADCAWALALNVINNRAIPENVKKSPHFVKVKKEMKYVKQCIIKQQVQKQLSEADSSSINFNGKVVSTGKRKITIDEAENLPVAKRRCLEVACNQKSFLNCLKDEPEYKQFQATFAKFDIIQMDDATINAEEEVRTLHIAFDLYLHNDGFKKRSPKPPTFRLLILGVHEPFPTHSEIKNLYNLQKYPVPILVVTVGESKQIQAFVYYFS, encoded by the exons ATGTCTGCCCTTAAAGTTGATAAAAATTCTCAATCGGGACTTAAACGAACAGTTCCCGAGGGCACAGTAGAGGAAGCACTTGAGCTAAATAAACTTTATG ACGATTTACGTAAGCAGCTTTCTTTGCCACGCACTGACCGCTTGGGCGGGAGAGCGCTGGCTACTTGGGACCCGGACGAAAAAGCGGTGCACGTGCTACGTAAAGATGGCAAATTTGGCAATTTTGGCTACAGTCATGGCGGTCGTTTATATTTAGAATTTTATGAAGCGTTATTTCTCTTAGAAATG AATCGTTTGCAATTGGAATATCATACAATGATAATGTCAATTGAACAAGCTTATTTACTGCTTTTGGGTGAGACACCTACTCCAAAATGCAGTGAATATCTTGTATATGCACATCTCACGCGCATTGGGTACATTCTAGTGAAGCATCAAAATATTCCTTTCTACGATAACATCGAACCAACCGAGGCAGATTGTGCTTGGGCACTTGCCTTAAATGTCATTAATAATCGTGCGATACCCGAAAATGTAAAGAAGTCTCCACATTTCGTAAAAGTAAAAAAGGAAATGAAATACGTTAAGCAATGCATAATCAAACAGCAGGTACAAAAACAATTAAGCGAAGCAGATTCATCCTCCATAAATTTCAATGGCAAAGTCGTATCTACGGGTAAACGAAAAATCACAATTGACGAAGCAGAAAATCTCCCAGTAGCGAAACGACGATGTCTAGAGGTAGCATGTAATCAAAAAAGCTTTCTGAATTGTCTCAAAGATGAACCGGAGTACAAACAATTTCAAGCAACATTCGCAAAATTCGACATTATTCAAATGGACGATGCCACCATAAACGCAGAGGAGGAGGTGCGCACTTTGCATATAGCTTTCGATTTGTACCTGCATAATGATGGATTCAAAAAGAGATCACCAAAGCCACCAACCTTCCGATTACTGATATTAGGCGTACATGAGCCATTCCCTACAcattcagaaataaaaaacctCTACAACTTGCAAAAGTACCCAGTGCCTATTTTAGTAGTAACAGTCGGCGAATCCAAACAAATACAagcatttgtatattattttagttgA